The sequence tatatatatatacttcctTTATAAATCAATATTTCCATAGACAAACCATAGAATTTTTGATAAAAGTTTATtgaagattattattaatattatatttagtattttCGTTACGTACACGGAAAGTTAGTTTAAAAAAAGTCGTTAGTAAAAATATCTCTGAAATAATTTCTTGAAGCTTTAAGAGTAATTAAGTAGATacaaatatcataaataaatattaaaacattcataggtgaaagattacaacgttctcTTCATCGACAACCCAGTCGGTACGGGCTTCAGTTATACCACTACGCTAGGAGGATATACGACAACGAATGCAGAGATCGCACACGATCTCTTGGAATGTATAAAAGGCTTCTTGAAACAGCTACCGGAATTCGCTGATGTACCCACATATATCACCACTGAGTCTTATGGAGGAAAAATGGGTGCAGAATTTGCTCTTTCATGGTACAAGGtaagataatatattttaattaaattattttatttaatgtccGACTTTTGCATGTATGTTCCTTTTACCATTTCatcatctttctttttaaaattacaggcacaacaacaagaaaaaattaagagTAACTTGAAGGGTGTAGCCCTTGGTGACGCCTGGATCTCCCCCATTGATTCCGTGATGACTTGGGCTCCCTTTTTACTTGCCACAGTACGATATACCTTCTTTAATGTTATCAGTTATATTTTCAGTTTTTACATCATCTATACACTAtccattttttatattaattggcAAAATATTTTTGTAGGGTATGGTAGACACTGACGGCTATGAGAAGATCAACAAAGCAGCTCTACGAACAAAAGAGGCCGTAGATAGTAAAAGATGGACAAACGCAACCAAGCTGTGGAGCTATACCGAAGGAGTGATTGATGAAGTTACTAATAATATCGATTTCTATAACATTCTAACGAAAATAGAACCTGATACCAATCAGCTCACCCCTATGCAAAGGCTTGTATCAGAACCAACATTTGCTCaaggtaaaaatataatttattattcaatataatTGTCAATGATCcatacataacgatatataataatattgatattaatcgATTATACAGAACgataattcttaaaaattatttgatcatTTTAGAATATTCCGTCTTCAGCCAGGAATCCTTAAGTAAGTTGATGAACGGCCCTGTAAAAGAAAGCCTTAATCTACCTTCTAATCATGGCACCCAATCCAATCTGGTATTCAGCAAATTGGGAGGAGATTTCATGAAGCCTGTTATCCATATAGGTAGGTCTAATAGATAATAGAAGGATTAAGaatatgtagcggcacatgagctagaggacaattcgaatcatgttgttgttttgcctcgaaGTATTACCATCGTTAGaacatacataatgtaataataaataaactccaaaacaatgtcgccgctacgtacAACCGTCAAACAAACACCATTCTCtacaaataatagaaaatcttaatcaattaatatcaaatttgttTTTCTAGTGGAGAGTTTATTGAACGAAACTAAACTAAAGGTTGTGGTAATCAGTGGTCATATGGACCTCATCGTTGACACTCCAGGTATCTTCATTTCTAAAATAATCACTTTAACATCTCTTCAATTCCTTgatttaatagtaaaataatgaaaaaagaaagaatattgcaaaattatgaaaaacatttcatgtgaaaactatttataaaaaatttaatatacatttctGCGCAATCGTTTTACATCGCTTTCGAAGAACTATAATTTTTCCGATATCTACGTAAAGTATAATGTTGATACAACGATGCAGGCACTCTACGCTGGGTTGAAAAGATGCAGTGGAAGGACGCTAATTCCTGGCACAGGTCCGACAGAGCTCCCTTGGTAGTAGAGAACATTATCGAAGGCTATGTGAAGTCTTATGGCAATTTCTCTATGTACTGGGTCAACAGAGCCGGACACATGGTAAATAAGAAATCTAACCATTCAGGTTGTTTCATAACTTGTCATTCGTACCCTCTGTTTATCATTGAAGTTAGTCTCACATGTTATGAAACATCCTTTATAACTGATTATTCTATATAAATGcaattatttcatataaagatgttatatgaaaattatttcgtcATGCAGGTACCAAAGGATAATCCAGCAGCAATGGCATGGATATTAAAGGAGTTTACAAAATAACAAGCAAATCATTTGAAGAGGCTGATTGCATGAAATGGAACCCAACattgaatgaataaaaattaggacgaactaaataaattaaaaaaactaCAGAAATTCGTTTTGCACCGCATCATACCTATTAAACATTAAAGTCACGACATTCGCTATGTTAATTACAAACAAACCACTTAACTACTgatgacaaaaaaaaaattcgattacCAGATTCTTCGATCGCATTGTCCGTTTTCAAGGTCTGATATAACAACAGCAAGATAGCGATGCTCGTTATTTCCAAGAAAATTCACCACCACGAGGGACTGTTCGTTTATTTTTTGCGATTTAGCCGGGGCCCTGAGGCGAAATGGTTTACCGGAACGACGTGGTTCTGGCTCGCGCTGTGAATTTTCCCACACTCGTAAAACGTCGCAGAAGCAACAATCCGAAACTGGCTAAGCCGCAGACGCCCGCCGATTTTGTCAATAAGGAACGATTGTTTAGATTCGAGCGGATACTGAGCAGTAAAACGAAACGATCCGCAAACAAGACCGCCTGCGCTTGCGGGGCAGTATCGCCGATAAAGAGGAAAGGCTTCTGCGGTTGCCCGATCCTGTAAATAAAACATAGGAAAAAATCTTTCTTCCCAGCCCAATCACCGAAAGACGCTCataggaatttttatatttttgcattcttctttaaaatattatataaagaaatTCTTTAAAAGTTTCTTCTAATGGCAGTTGAAATTCCTATACTCCTATCTAAAATTATATATGGTTTAGAAAAATTTGCTATAACTGGAAAAATAACTACTCAATATTTTGATCTAAAATTTGAATGAGTAGGTAATAAGTCTTGGccttaaatgaaattaattaaaaatcttttacaggaattttatatattatagtaatatatttcatatactactatatcaatttaaaaataataaaaaaaattaaaaatattctaataaaactagaaactacaaatataaaaaagtataatagtattgaataaaaaatagaaatgtaCTTTCTTTTAgacgaaaattatttttaccatCTGCCGCAGCTTCTGTAAATGTTTTTCTTTACTTATACCATCGGGATGATTTAAGGAACGGAAAACAGGGGCGCAGGATTAACATCACGAAGACAATTCTGGTTGTTTTCGAAGAACATACCGAGGATGCCCGGGATACGAGACCAAGGTACTTTGGAGCTTTGAATACGCTAATCCGCCGGTTCCTTCCGCCGTCAGATCCACGGTGAtttgtttcttaatatttcaaGATGGAACGAAGCTCGAAGGACGGCACCAGAAACGGCGAACAAACAAATAACGACGTTTCTTCCCTCAATCGCTTCATCTTCGGTTACGGCCGTAGCTGTAGCTTGGCCTCTTCAAAAACACGATTGAAAGAAATATCTTTGAGTTACTGGATCGTTAAAAATTACCGGCGGAACGTTATTTCATGTGATGATATTTTTTTAGATAATCTTCAGGAATCAAGGTTtcataaaatttggaaaaatatttgaatacaaTAAAAGTAGGAGTATTTATAATAGAAGATCTTGATGTTGATTTGTTTTAGTAACAACAGCATGCTGACAACTAATAATCACTAAGAATGAGATAATAAAAGCATTAAGAAGAATGTGAAAACAAACCTAATAAAAGCAAGTCAAAGATAAGTGAAGAACATATCTTCGTTTAATAGCTGCATTGATAAAAGTTAACCTTTATTGATAACGTTCTGTCTCAATTGTAA comes from Bombus terrestris chromosome 7, iyBomTerr1.2, whole genome shotgun sequence and encodes:
- the LOC100645595 gene encoding retinoid-inducible serine carboxypeptidase codes for the protein MMKFSALLLVTLCFASEALAKKGFGPGEQEWGYVKVRPTSHMFWWLYYTTADVSSYYEKPLIIWLQGGPGASSTSYGNFEELGPLDVNLKPRNFTWVKDYNVLFIDNPVGTGFSYTTTLGGYTTTNAEIAHDLLECIKGFLKQLPEFADVPTYITTESYGGKMGAEFALSWYKAQQQEKIKSNLKGVALGDAWISPIDSVMTWAPFLLATGMVDTDGYEKINKAALRTKEAVDSKRWTNATKLWSYTEGVIDEVTNNIDFYNILTKIEPDTNQLTPMQRLVSEPTFAQEYSVFSQESLSKLMNGPVKESLNLPSNHGTQSNLVFSKLGGDFMKPVIHIVESLLNETKLKVVVISGHMDLIVDTPGTLRWVEKMQWKDANSWHRSDRAPLVVENIIEGYVKSYGNFSMYWVNRAGHMVPKDNPAAMAWILKEFTK